Proteins from a single region of Nitrososphaerales archaeon:
- a CDS encoding CNNM domain-containing protein produces MVEPVVFAALGAATFVSFWVSLVEATYLTLHPLSLNSSISDGSSRAKHALEIVNDKTRLISVTTLLDTISNVVLASSIGLILAETFGPIGWVYSVVVGSLMIMILLSLLPKAIGIEHSLRMALFLAPSSKLLMDGFAPIAVPLTSLARVLSQAIVGKPAYKEVDLVDEFEDVVTMLEKAGHIEPDAGRLLRSALGSSRSAALDVITPAEQIISMPSGGTVLDALKLMGRTNHPRMPVYDDKRREYIGAVTFRTVSKAIDRDHFSESILDYMTQPAKVLKDEGLVSVMEKLQDAGTTIAFVYDDDRMIGMITLSDIIERVLGVKV; encoded by the coding sequence ATGGTTGAGCCCGTAGTCTTCGCTGCCCTCGGGGCAGCGACTTTCGTCTCATTCTGGGTTTCGCTCGTCGAGGCCACCTACCTCACCCTCCATCCCCTTTCGCTGAATTCGTCCATCAGCGACGGTTCCTCCAGGGCCAAGCACGCGCTCGAGATAGTCAACGATAAGACGAGGCTAATCAGCGTGACGACCCTGCTGGACACCATCTCGAACGTGGTGCTGGCCAGCTCCATCGGCTTGATCCTCGCCGAGACCTTCGGGCCGATTGGATGGGTCTACAGCGTGGTCGTCGGCTCCCTCATGATAATGATTCTACTCTCTCTGCTGCCGAAGGCAATCGGGATAGAGCACTCGCTGAGAATGGCGCTGTTTCTCGCCCCCAGTTCCAAGCTGCTGATGGACGGCTTCGCGCCCATCGCAGTTCCTCTCACCTCACTCGCCAGGGTGCTCTCGCAGGCCATAGTCGGAAAGCCAGCTTACAAGGAGGTCGACCTGGTGGATGAGTTCGAGGACGTAGTGACGATGCTCGAGAAGGCAGGCCACATCGAACCCGACGCAGGCAGGCTCCTTCGCTCCGCCCTCGGCTCGTCGAGGAGCGCTGCTCTGGACGTGATCACGCCCGCGGAACAAATAATCTCAATGCCGAGCGGCGGGACGGTGCTGGACGCGCTGAAGCTGATGGGCAGGACGAACCATCCGAGGATGCCAGTGTACGACGACAAGAGGCGAGAATACATCGGAGCGGTGACATTCAGGACTGTGTCCAAAGCAATAGACCGGGATCACTTTAGTGAAAGCATCCTCGATTACATGACCCAGCCGGCGAAGGTATTGAAGGACGAGGGTCTCGTTTCTGTCATGGAGAAGCTGCAGGATGCAGGTACGACAATCGCCTTCGTCTATGACGACGACAGGATGATAGGCATGATCACCCTCTCGGACATCATAGAGCG